From a region of the Haloferax volcanii DS2 genome:
- a CDS encoding dTDP-4-dehydrorhamnose 3,5-epimerase family protein — MPNIHDVEVRDLQVNADQRGHLVEVFRSDWDEYEIDPEMSYYSMTYPGVVRAWHRHLEGQIDHFVCPKGRITVGIYDDREDSPTQGELDTFVIGEHNQQVIRIPGDCWHGFKAIGDEPSLLINYPTNLYDYEDPDEERIPYDDDRIPYDWNAEIHG; from the coding sequence ATGCCAAACATCCACGATGTCGAAGTCCGTGACCTCCAAGTCAACGCCGACCAGCGAGGCCACTTGGTCGAAGTGTTCCGTAGCGACTGGGACGAATACGAAATTGACCCGGAGATGTCCTACTACTCGATGACGTATCCCGGAGTCGTGCGGGCCTGGCATCGCCATCTCGAAGGCCAGATCGACCACTTCGTCTGCCCGAAGGGTCGTATCACGGTGGGCATCTACGACGACCGCGAAGACTCGCCCACGCAAGGAGAACTCGACACGTTCGTCATCGGCGAGCACAACCAACAAGTCATCCGCATCCCAGGTGACTGCTGGCACGGATTCAAGGCTATCGGCGACGAGCCGTCGCTGCTCATCAACTACCCGACGAACCTCTACGACTACGAAGATCCCGACGAAGAGCGCATTCCGTACGATGACGACCGGATTCCGTACGACTGGAACGCGGAAATCCACGGCTAA